In the genome of Lathyrus oleraceus cultivar Zhongwan6 chromosome 4, CAAS_Psat_ZW6_1.0, whole genome shotgun sequence, the window AATACAACGCAATTAGACTCTTTCAAGACTTAAggatttctaagatatacaaggATAAGAAATTCTAAGTTTAGCTTGTGTTTTTTCTTTGAAATAGTAATTTCTCTTTGAGTGTCAATTGGTGTATTTTTCTTCAAAACTTTTAGCTCCTTAAATAGAGAAGAAAAGAATCATAGAAGATGATGCACAGTAGAGTCCTTTGAGAAGCTTCAAAAGAGATGTTGGGATGTTTCACCAAATTATCAAGTTATATGAAGGCTAGTTTGAAAACCCTTTGCTACAAAAGGAATTAGCACTTGTATCATAACAAACTCTATGAAGAAAATAGAGCTTAGGTCTTCACGTGACAAAATAGATTTTCAATGAATTTTGTTTTTGGAAAAAAGATTTTTGTTCTAGTAAAAGGGAAATAGAGGATGGTCCACAACAAGTAAGAGAAAGATGAAAAACTTAAGTACATAAAAAATTTGTTTATCCAGTTTGATCAAACTTATCTACTCTAGAAGAGAGAGCGGACCTTCTATTCACTATATTTCTAAAAGTTTTTACAAGAGATTGCAAATGAGTTCCAAGAGAATAGTCTTTCAAGTTCTTGTTAACAAACCCTATTTTCTAGCAAGTGTATTCAAATCTCTCAAACTCTCTCTATATGAATTAAACAAACTCAACGTTTTAAAAGTGTTTCTTAATCTTCTTAAATACCTCCAAAGGTCTGTCAAATTTTAAGAACTCCATTAAAGAATTTCTATCATTGTCTCTTTAACTAGGATTACCATATCTTCCCTTTGTCTTCTTCTCTTAACTAACAAAAGTGATATAAATACATATTTATAACTCATGAAATCCAATTGATCTAAAACACACAAAAATCACGGTTCATCACGAAACAGATCCGTGAATCGAATCCACTCGCTACCGCCCGAAAGCCACCATGTCAACAACACTCTTGCCATATATCAGATTCTAGGCGTCACTGTGGACCACAAGCCTTTCTGGAGCTCTGTCTCTGAAGCGGACCATCAGAGCTTCGTTGCTCCCATCTTCTGGATTCTAATTGATGTCGTGGACCACCATCGACCACCTGTCGACCACTCGTTGGCCGTCTTCCACTGTCACTGCAGACAAACGTTGTAGATCATCGGCTGAAATATATTTTCCTTCTCTTTATTGCTTGAGGTTTTAAGACATATTTCTAGAAAGTTAATTTGACTCAAGTTACATAGTCTCAAAATTTAATCCACTATCACTTCTCACTTGCCAAATTCTAGTCGCTGTTGTGGACCGGTGACCCCTCTTCCGCTCCTGGAGCTTCGACAACATTATGGACAGTAGGAACTTCGCCACGGCCACCTGTTGAATTTTAGTTGCCATCATGGGTCACTGTCGACCACACATTAATTGCTTCTTCTACCACTATCATTAACTACCCTCCGACTGAAATATATTTTCCTCCTCCCCATTATTTCAAATTTTAATACATATTTctaaaatattaatttaattcAAGTTACATATGTTTAAAATTTGTTTAATATATATGAAGTCAAAAGTTCATATAATTTATCACTCAATCAACAAGCACGAGTATATGATATTTTTTAGTTTTAGATTTGATTTTCAAAAGAGAAAAATGTTTTGATAATACCGCGTTCAATCCTTATAAGTTATAAAAGCTCCATTACAAGTAAAATTCACAAAATATACCAAATCAAATGAATATCAGAATAAAAAAAGTAATATAAGAAAGGACAATTAATTATTACTAATATtaataaatatcaataataaGAGTCTGATtgaaaaatagaaagaaaaaaaatcaaaaccaaaaataaaaacatcatgAAATCAAACATCACACGTACGTGTCTGGAATTTGAAATTTACTTGTACCGATCAACCAAGAGTCCATTTCCATACCTTGAACCTCACATCCACCGCACACTTCTCATCCGCCGTCGCCGCTTTCTCGCCGGCAACATCAATGCCGTCACACAACACACTGATTCCGACACGCGGCGTTTTAAAAACCCACATCTTAGCCTCTACCTTAGTCTCCATCTTCATTTTCAGCTCCAGTGATTTCTTCTTCACACTCCTTCTCTCAACCAAAGCTTTCAACATCGTAGTGTTCTTAGTTGCATGTTCAAACGACGGAATAACACCGTCACCAACATCGAGTTCACCGGCGAGGAGAGAAACAGAGATGGGTTGGTAAGAGAATGTGATTTTGTCGTTTGGGTTTGTGGTGGAAAGAGTGAGGTCAAACTCGGAAGAGGTGAGTTTAAGAGAGCTGACGGAAAAAGAAGGACGTTGGGGGTGGTAGAGGAGGTAGACAACGGTGCCAGCGGCGCCAAGGAGGATGAGGATGAAGATGAGGATGAGGATAAGCCAGCAACAAATGGTGCAACACCAATTACGATTGCTACGGGGGCGGTGGTAGGTTTGAGGACGGTAGGTTGGGCGGGTGGCACCGTAGAGTTGTGCTTTTGTTGCCGGAAATGAAGGCTTAGCGGCGGCTGCACCGCCGTTGGTGGTGGACCTAGCTTGAGGGTGGATAAGATTCTTGTCCGTCATAATTTTTCaatgcatgaatgtaaatgagaGAGTTAATTATAGATTGAAGAGTAATTATTTTGGTAAAGAGATTTTTGATTGATATAGATATTTCTCCAGGAAATTACATCTCAATCTCATGATGGTAAGTGGCACCATAATACTCTTGCTATTGGCTATATAACACTTGATTAAACTATAGTTAAAGTTAGGTATGATTGCACTAGCTATGATACATTTGTCGAAATTTTGTGTGTTACACTACAAATCAAATGAATTTTTATATATGATTTTCATTTTATCATTTGTTTATGTTATAGATTCGCATGAATGTATATTAATTGCGATAGGATGAATGTAGCGGGAGATTAAAGGTTCCATCTTGCCGATGTGTAAATATGGAGAATTTGATCCTCATCAATTTTTTTTCTAATGTCCTCTCTAAGTATGTATTGATAGATTAATTCAAGTGATAAATGATAATAAAGATACATAAATGTTATAAATGTTATTTAAAGAAGAGAGAAATATgtatcaattttttttattaatctAATATTTAAGAAGAAAAAAGAATATGCATTCATAGTATAAAATATTTTACATTGT includes:
- the LOC127076384 gene encoding NDR1/HIN1-like protein 13, producing the protein MTDKNLIHPQARSTTNGGAAAAKPSFPATKAQLYGATRPTYRPQTYHRPRSNRNWCCTICCWLILILIFILILLGAAGTVVYLLYHPQRPSFSVSSLKLTSSEFDLTLSTTNPNDKITFSYQPISVSLLAGELDVGDGVIPSFEHATKNTTMLKALVERRSVKKKSLELKMKMETKVEAKMWVFKTPRVGISVLCDGIDVAGEKAATADEKCAVDVRFKVWKWTLG